Proteins co-encoded in one Brassica rapa cultivar Chiifu-401-42 chromosome A02, CAAS_Brap_v3.01, whole genome shotgun sequence genomic window:
- the LOC103854631 gene encoding protein FAM9A, translating into MEKQLVKILEAAHVERAIRKSSPEKEKEKSHKHRRIFHLHHHPKDEKEEDKKKDGSKREKIAAAMVGLGATLKKIKHKGHHGGGGKEEGGQEEEEDEEEEEEQEEGADGGDEEGGGKFSAFISMIAEAFEE; encoded by the coding sequence ATGGAGAAACAGTTGGTTAAAATTTTAGAGGCTGCTCACGTTGAACGAGCCATCCGAAAGTCCTCACCGGAAAAAGAGAAGGAAAAATCTCATAAGCATAGAAGAATATTCCACCTCCATCATCACCCTAAGGATGAGAAAGAGGAAGACAAGAAGAAAGATGGATCAAAGAGGGAGAAGATAGCTGCAGCGATGGTTGGTCTCGGAGCCACCCTCAAGAAGATAAAACATAAGGGTCACCACGGTGGCGGCGGAAAAGAGGAAGGAGGacaagaggaggaggaagacgaagaagaggaggaggagcaggAGGAAGGAGCTGATGGTGGGGATGAAGAAGGGGGAGGCAAGTTTAGTGCTTTCATTTCAATGATCGCCGAAGCATTTGAAGAATAA
- the LOC103854632 gene encoding B3 domain-containing protein REM7-like isoform X1 has protein sequence METSREPHFFKPLFPGFQSGVAIPLDFYAKHIQGAEINKPWKLRSDASDQIWEVIQEGRTLTKGWKEFTEAHDLRIGDIVIFKHEGDMVVHVTPFGPSCCEIQYTHPHIVKAEADADDAPTFSYDYCFLAEVTPTNQKDDKMFLPVEAMRCGALNQQCKEVKLVNKEGKSWTARFGFSESDGAYYINRGWRKFCRDNICTNGDLFVFNVVGVGTTTPLLCVCPERKECTELLIKHFSRIDGKSSHLTCLCCLYLQCYYFASALTCVLFFYR, from the exons ATGGAAACTTCCCGAGAACCTCATTTCTTCAAGCCTCTTTTTCCTGGTTTTCAAAGTGGCGTCGCAATACCACTTGACTTCTACGCAAAACACATACAAGGGGCTGAGATCAATAAACCATGGAAGCTAAGATCGGACGCTTCGGATCAAATTTGGGAGGTGATCCAAGAAGGCAGGACACTCACCAAAGGTTGGAAAGAGTTCACCGAAGCACATGATCTTCGAATCGGTgacattgtcatcttcaaacACGAAGGAGACATGGTCGTTCATGTGACTCCTTTTGGTCCTAGCTGTTGTGAGATTCAGTATACACATCCTCACATCGTTAAGGCAGAAGCCGACGCGGATGATGCTCCTACTTTCTCATACGACTACTGCTTCTTGGCTGAGGTTACTCCTACAAATCAAAAGGACGACAAAATG TTTCTTCCTGTGGAAGCTATGAGGTGTGGTGCTTTGAACCAACAATGCAAAGAGGTCAAACTTGTCAACAAGGAGGGAAAGTCATGGACTGCGCGCTTCGGATTTAGCGAATCAGACGGCGCATATTACATCAACAGAGGGTGGAGAAAGTTCTGTCGTGATAACATATGCACCAACGGAGATTTGTTTGTGTTCAACGTGGTTGGAGTCGGGACTACAACTCCATTACTGTGTGTATGTCCGGAAAGGAAGGAGTGTACTGAACTACTGATCAAGCACTTCAGCAGAATCGATGGTAAGTCTTCTCATTTGACTTGTTTGTGTTGTCTATATCTTCAATGTTACTACTTTGCTTCTGCTTTAACTTGTGTTCTCTTCTTCTACAGGTAG
- the LOC103854632 gene encoding B3 domain-containing protein REM9-like isoform X2, translated as METSREPHFFKPLFPGFQSGVAIPLDFYAKHIQGAEINKPWKLRSDASDQIWEVIQEGRTLTKGWKEFTEAHDLRIGDIVIFKHEGDMVVHVTPFGPSCCEIQYTHPHIVKAEADADDAPTFSYDYCFLAEVTPTNQKDDKMFLPVEAMRCGALNQQCKEVKLVNKEGKSWTARFGFSESDGAYYINRGWRKFCRDNICTNGDLFVFNVVGVGTTTPLLCVCPERKECTELLIKHFSRIDGSIASTSRN; from the exons ATGGAAACTTCCCGAGAACCTCATTTCTTCAAGCCTCTTTTTCCTGGTTTTCAAAGTGGCGTCGCAATACCACTTGACTTCTACGCAAAACACATACAAGGGGCTGAGATCAATAAACCATGGAAGCTAAGATCGGACGCTTCGGATCAAATTTGGGAGGTGATCCAAGAAGGCAGGACACTCACCAAAGGTTGGAAAGAGTTCACCGAAGCACATGATCTTCGAATCGGTgacattgtcatcttcaaacACGAAGGAGACATGGTCGTTCATGTGACTCCTTTTGGTCCTAGCTGTTGTGAGATTCAGTATACACATCCTCACATCGTTAAGGCAGAAGCCGACGCGGATGATGCTCCTACTTTCTCATACGACTACTGCTTCTTGGCTGAGGTTACTCCTACAAATCAAAAGGACGACAAAATG TTTCTTCCTGTGGAAGCTATGAGGTGTGGTGCTTTGAACCAACAATGCAAAGAGGTCAAACTTGTCAACAAGGAGGGAAAGTCATGGACTGCGCGCTTCGGATTTAGCGAATCAGACGGCGCATATTACATCAACAGAGGGTGGAGAAAGTTCTGTCGTGATAACATATGCACCAACGGAGATTTGTTTGTGTTCAACGTGGTTGGAGTCGGGACTACAACTCCATTACTGTGTGTATGTCCGGAAAGGAAGGAGTGTACTGAACTACTGATCAAGCACTTCAGCAGAATCGATG GTAGCATTGCTTCTACCTCACGAAATTAG
- the LOC103854633 gene encoding AT-hook motif nuclear-localized protein 14 isoform X1: MEPNERHHHHHHHQEHHLTSPYYHPFHHHTPTTVSAAPSDNGNFPPPPNDGSSSSYHHSAPSSAPIEPVKRKRGRPRKYDTPAQALAAKKLASSASSSSAREKREQTAAAAGVSPPSKPGSKKSLSGSSGKSGQSFTPHIVNITPGEDVAQKIIHFAEQSKHELCILSASGTISDASLSHLATGTSASYQGQYEILSLSGSYIRGEHGGKTGGLSVCLSSSDGQIVGGGVGGLLKAAGPVQVILGTFQLERKKDGRNGVKGDDASGSGDLLPSSPSGAESLHGYRPVMEPSGRNSNDEHCTMTSGGAHFMMQPPRGMHMTHARSSEWDGAGYDLSGMRGNGSLENGDMSKWADYSKKKLLFFVMFII, translated from the exons atgGAACCTAACGAAaggcaccaccaccaccaccaccaccaagaGCATCATCTCACTTCTCCTTACTACCACCCTTTCCACCACCACACTCCCACCACCGTCTCCGCCGCACCCTCCGACAATGGTAATTTTCCACCACCACCTAACGAtggatcttcttcttcctacCATCACTCCGCGCCGTCTTCAGCTCCGATTGAGCCAGTCAAGAGAAAGAGAGGTCGTCCCAGGAAGTACGACACGCCTGCTCAAGCCTTAGCCGCTAAGAAGTTAGCTTCTTCCGCTAGCAGTTCCTCCGCcagagaaaagagagagcaaaccgccgccgccgccggcGTTTCGCCTCCGTCTAAACCCGGTTCGAAAAAGTCACTTTCGGGCTCTTCCG GGAAAAGTGGACAGAGTTTTACTCCGCACATTGTTAATATAACTCCCGGTGAG GATGTGGCTCAGAAGATTATCCATTTCGCCGAGCAAAGCAAGCATGAGTTATGCATTCTCTCTGCATCTGGCACCATCTCTGATGCATCCTTGTCTCACCTCGCTACAGGAACCAGTGCATCTTATCAG GGTCAGTACGAAATCCTCTCACTGAGTGGATCTTATATTCGGGGAGAGCATGGTGGTAAAACTGGTGGCCTTAGCGTTTGTTTATCTAGTTCAGATGGTCAGATCGTTGGTGGAGGTGTTGGGGGACTCTTAAAGGCTGCTGGTCCAGTTCAG GTGATTCTTGGTACGTTTCAGCTAGAGAGGAAGAAGGATGGGAGAAACGGTGTGAAAGGAGATGATGCTTCTGGAAGTGGAGACTTGTTACCTTCTTCTCCCTCTGGCGCAGAATCTTTGCATGGCTACCGTCCTGTTATGGAACCTTCTGGAAGAAACTCAAACGATGAGCATTGTACTATGACTAGTGGTGGAGCTCATTTCATGATGCAACCACCTCGGGGCATGCACATGACACATGCTCGGTCTTCAGAATGGGACGGTGCTGGCTATGATTTGTCAG GGATGAGAGGAAATGGGTCATTAGAAAATGGAGA TATGAGTAAATGGGCAGattactcaaaaaaaaaactgttattcTTTGTCatgtttattatataa
- the LOC103854633 gene encoding AT-hook motif nuclear-localized protein 14 isoform X3 yields MEPNERHHHHHHHQEHHLTSPYYHPFHHHTPTTVSAAPSDNGNFPPPPNDGSSSSYHHSAPSSAPIEPVKRKRGRPRKYDTPAQALAAKKLASSASSSSAREKREQTAAAAGVSPPSKPGSKKSLSGSSGKSGQSFTPHIVNITPGEDVAQKIIHFAEQSKHELCILSASGTISDASLSHLATGTSASYQGQYEILSLSGSYIRGEHGGKTGGLSVCLSSSDGQIVGGGVGGLLKAAGPVQVILGTFQLERKKDGRNGVKGDDASGSGDLLPSSPSGAESLHGYRPVMEPSGRNSNDEHCTMTSGGAHFMMQPPRGMHMTHARSSEWDGAGYDLSGMRGNGSLENGEYKWAD; encoded by the exons atgGAACCTAACGAAaggcaccaccaccaccaccaccaccaagaGCATCATCTCACTTCTCCTTACTACCACCCTTTCCACCACCACACTCCCACCACCGTCTCCGCCGCACCCTCCGACAATGGTAATTTTCCACCACCACCTAACGAtggatcttcttcttcctacCATCACTCCGCGCCGTCTTCAGCTCCGATTGAGCCAGTCAAGAGAAAGAGAGGTCGTCCCAGGAAGTACGACACGCCTGCTCAAGCCTTAGCCGCTAAGAAGTTAGCTTCTTCCGCTAGCAGTTCCTCCGCcagagaaaagagagagcaaaccgccgccgccgccggcGTTTCGCCTCCGTCTAAACCCGGTTCGAAAAAGTCACTTTCGGGCTCTTCCG GGAAAAGTGGACAGAGTTTTACTCCGCACATTGTTAATATAACTCCCGGTGAG GATGTGGCTCAGAAGATTATCCATTTCGCCGAGCAAAGCAAGCATGAGTTATGCATTCTCTCTGCATCTGGCACCATCTCTGATGCATCCTTGTCTCACCTCGCTACAGGAACCAGTGCATCTTATCAG GGTCAGTACGAAATCCTCTCACTGAGTGGATCTTATATTCGGGGAGAGCATGGTGGTAAAACTGGTGGCCTTAGCGTTTGTTTATCTAGTTCAGATGGTCAGATCGTTGGTGGAGGTGTTGGGGGACTCTTAAAGGCTGCTGGTCCAGTTCAG GTGATTCTTGGTACGTTTCAGCTAGAGAGGAAGAAGGATGGGAGAAACGGTGTGAAAGGAGATGATGCTTCTGGAAGTGGAGACTTGTTACCTTCTTCTCCCTCTGGCGCAGAATCTTTGCATGGCTACCGTCCTGTTATGGAACCTTCTGGAAGAAACTCAAACGATGAGCATTGTACTATGACTAGTGGTGGAGCTCATTTCATGATGCAACCACCTCGGGGCATGCACATGACACATGCTCGGTCTTCAGAATGGGACGGTGCTGGCTATGATTTGTCAG GGATGAGAGGAAATGGGTCATTAGAAAATGGAGAGTATAAATGGGCAGATTAG
- the LOC103854633 gene encoding AT-hook motif nuclear-localized protein 14 isoform X2, protein MEPNERHHHHHHHQEHHLTSPYYHPFHHHTPTTVSAAPSDNGNFPPPPNDGSSSSYHHSAPSSAPIEPVKRKRGRPRKYDTPAQALAAKKLASSASSSSAREKREQTAAAAGVSPPSKPGSKKSLSGSSGKSGQSFTPHIVNITPGEDVAQKIIHFAEQSKHELCILSASGTISDASLSHLATGTSASYQYEILSLSGSYIRGEHGGKTGGLSVCLSSSDGQIVGGGVGGLLKAAGPVQVILGTFQLERKKDGRNGVKGDDASGSGDLLPSSPSGAESLHGYRPVMEPSGRNSNDEHCTMTSGGAHFMMQPPRGMHMTHARSSEWDGAGYDLSGMRGNGSLENGDMSKWADYSKKKLLFFVMFII, encoded by the exons atgGAACCTAACGAAaggcaccaccaccaccaccaccaccaagaGCATCATCTCACTTCTCCTTACTACCACCCTTTCCACCACCACACTCCCACCACCGTCTCCGCCGCACCCTCCGACAATGGTAATTTTCCACCACCACCTAACGAtggatcttcttcttcctacCATCACTCCGCGCCGTCTTCAGCTCCGATTGAGCCAGTCAAGAGAAAGAGAGGTCGTCCCAGGAAGTACGACACGCCTGCTCAAGCCTTAGCCGCTAAGAAGTTAGCTTCTTCCGCTAGCAGTTCCTCCGCcagagaaaagagagagcaaaccgccgccgccgccggcGTTTCGCCTCCGTCTAAACCCGGTTCGAAAAAGTCACTTTCGGGCTCTTCCG GGAAAAGTGGACAGAGTTTTACTCCGCACATTGTTAATATAACTCCCGGTGAG GATGTGGCTCAGAAGATTATCCATTTCGCCGAGCAAAGCAAGCATGAGTTATGCATTCTCTCTGCATCTGGCACCATCTCTGATGCATCCTTGTCTCACCTCGCTACAGGAACCAGTGCATCTTATCAG TACGAAATCCTCTCACTGAGTGGATCTTATATTCGGGGAGAGCATGGTGGTAAAACTGGTGGCCTTAGCGTTTGTTTATCTAGTTCAGATGGTCAGATCGTTGGTGGAGGTGTTGGGGGACTCTTAAAGGCTGCTGGTCCAGTTCAG GTGATTCTTGGTACGTTTCAGCTAGAGAGGAAGAAGGATGGGAGAAACGGTGTGAAAGGAGATGATGCTTCTGGAAGTGGAGACTTGTTACCTTCTTCTCCCTCTGGCGCAGAATCTTTGCATGGCTACCGTCCTGTTATGGAACCTTCTGGAAGAAACTCAAACGATGAGCATTGTACTATGACTAGTGGTGGAGCTCATTTCATGATGCAACCACCTCGGGGCATGCACATGACACATGCTCGGTCTTCAGAATGGGACGGTGCTGGCTATGATTTGTCAG GGATGAGAGGAAATGGGTCATTAGAAAATGGAGA TATGAGTAAATGGGCAGattactcaaaaaaaaaactgttattcTTTGTCatgtttattatataa
- the LOC103854634 gene encoding putative protein FAR1-RELATED SEQUENCE 10 codes for MASKPLNNIWIRRQQCPCGDWKCYIRLEGDESTTKTEIESTTSSSPSPSSSPYVGQIFRTDEEAFEHYTTFARKTGFSIRKARSTESHNLGVYRRDFVCYRSGFNQPRKKPNVPHPRERKSLRCGCDAKLYLTKQVLAIEGTTTTTKTQWYVSQFSNVHNHELLEDEQVRLLPAYRKIQQTDQERILLLSKAGFPVNRIVKLLELERGVQLPFIEKDVRNFVRACKRSVQESDALLNEKRESDLMELLESCKGFAERDMGFVYEFTSDESGKVESLAWAYGECVQGYSMFGDVVVFDTSYRSITYGLLLGVFFGMDNGGSAILLGCVLLQDETCRSFTWALQTFVRFMRGGHPQTIVTDIDTGLKDAIERELPNTNHVVFMCDVASKLASWFSQDLGSHYDEFRAGFEMLCRAGSIDEFEQQWDLLVTRFGLVPDRHAALLYSCRATWSPCCVRQHFLAQTMTPEFSLSIDSFLKRIVAEPTCMQALLEEVSVAASLAKQIPQRVPYPTMKTCMPMEDHARAVLTPYAFSVLQNEMVLSLQYAVAEMANGPYILHHFKKMEGECCVFWNPENEEIHCSCKEFEHSGILCRHSLRVLAVKNCFHIPEQYFLVRWRQESSLVTEENQNGMGIGDDCVQTFQSLTETLLTESMVSKDRLDYTNQELSALIDRVRNIEPANTCISHDC; via the exons ATGGCGTCGAAGCCGTTGAACAACATCTGGATCCGTCGCCAGCAGTGTCCCTGCGGCGATTGGAAGTGCTACATCCGCCTCGAAGGAGACGAATCAACAACCAAAACCGAGATCGAATCAACAACATCctcatcaccatcaccatcctCATCGCCTTACGTCGGCCAAATCTTCAGAACCGACGAGGAGGCCTTCGAGCACTACACCACCTTCGCCAGAAAAACCGGCTTCTCAATCCGCAAAGCGCGCTCCACGGAGAGCCACAACCTCGGCGTCTACCGCAGAGACTTCGTCTGCTACCGCTCCGGCTTCAACCAGCCTCGCAAGAAACCCAACGTCCCGCATCCCCGCGAACGCAAGTCCCTTCGCTGCGGATGCGACGCCAAGCTCTACCTAACCAAACAAGTCCTTGCAATTGAAGGAACCACGACGACGACGAAGACTCAGTGGTACGTTTCGCAGTTTAGTAACGTTCATAATCACGAGCTTCTGGAAGACGAGCAGGTCAGGCTCCTCCCTGCCTACCGCAAGATCCAGCAAACCGATCAGGAGAGGATCCTCCTCCTCTCCAAAGCCGGTTTCCCCGTGAACCGGATCGTGAAGCTGTTAGAGCTCGAGAGAGGCGTGCAGTTACCTTTCATCGAGAAGGACGTTAGGAACTTCGTGAGGGCGTGCAAGAGGAGCGTTCAGGAGAGCGACGCGTTGCTTAACGAGAAACGGGAGAGTGATTTGATGGAGCTTTTGGAGTCGTGTAAGGGGTTTGCTGAGAGGGATATGGGGTTTGTTTACGAGTTTACGTCGGATGAGAGTGGGAAAGTCGAGAGCTTGGCGTGGGCGTATGGGGAGTGTGTTCAGGGGTACTCTATGTTTGGGGATGTGGTTGTTTTCGATACGAGTTATAGGTCGATTACTTATGGTTTGCTTCTTGGGGTGTTCTTTGGGATGGATAATGGTGGGAGTGCGATTCTTTTGGGGTGTGTGTTGCTGCAGGATGAGACTTGCCGCTCCTTTACATGGGCTTTACAG aCTTTTGTTCGCTTCATGAGGGGAGGGCATCCTCAGACAATAGTGACGGATATAGATACAGGACTTAAAGATGCTATTGAGAGGGAGCTGCCAAACACCAACCATGTGGTGTTTATGTGTGACGTTGCCTCCAAACTAGCAAGCTGGTTTTCTCAGGATCTTGGGTCGCACTATGATGAATTTAGAGCTGGGTTTGAGATGTTGTGCCGGGCAGGGAGTATTGATGAATTTGAACAGCAGTGGGATCTCCTTGTCACTCGGTTTGGTCTTGTTCCAGATAGGCATGCGGCTTTGCTTTACTCGTGCAGAGCAACCTGGTCACCTTGTTGTGTCAGACAGCATTTTTTAGCTCAAACTATGACCCCTGAGTTTAGTCTATCTATAGATTCTTTCTTGAAAAGAATCGTCGCAGAACCAACGTGCATGCAAGCATTACTTGAAGAG GTCAGTGTTGCTGCAAGTCTAGCCAAGCAAATCCCGCAACGAGTTCCTTATCCTACCATGAAAACATGTATGCCTATGGAAGATCACGCGAGGGCAGTTCTGACGCCTTACGCCTTCAGCGTGTTACAAAATGAGATGGTTCTGTCTCTTCAGTATGCGGTAGCCGAGATGGCCAACGGTCCGTACATCTTGCATCACTTCAAGAAAATGGAAGGGGAATGCTGCGTGTTCTGGAACCCGGAGAACGAGGAGATCCATTGTTCGTGCAAGGAGTTTGAGCATTCGGGAATCCTCTGCAGGCATTCTCTTCGAGTTTTGGCCGTGAAGAACTGCTTCCATATACCGGAGCAGTACTTTCTGGTGCGGTGGAGACAGGAAAGCTCCCTTGTTACTGAAGAGAATCAAAATGGTATGGGTATTGGCGATGATTGTGTTCAAACGTTTCAGTCGCTTACCGAAACTCTTCTAACAGAGTCTATGGTCTCAAAGGATCGGCTTGATTACACTAACCAAGAACTTTCTGCACTTATCGATCGTGTAAGGAATATTGAACCTGCTAATACTTGTATCAGTCATGACTGCTAA
- the LOC103854635 gene encoding protein LIGHT-DEPENDENT SHORT HYPOCOTYLS 1, whose protein sequence is MELISQQANKNPNTLTQSTPPSSSRYENQKRRDWNTFCQYLRNHRPPLSLPSCSGAHVLEFLRYLDQFGKTKVHHQNCVFFGLPNPPAPCPCPLRQAWGSLDALIGRLRAAYEENGGPPEANPFGSRAVRLFLREVRDFQSKARGVSYEKKRKRVNRLKTQTQPPLQLQQQQEQQPQQGQSMMANYSGATV, encoded by the coding sequence ATGGAGTTGATCTCACAGCAAGCAAACAAGAACCCTAATACCTTGACACAATCAACACCTCCTTCCTCAAGCCGGTACGAGAACCAGAAACGCCGTGACTGGAACACCTTCTGCCAATACCTCCGGAACCACCGTCCTCCGCTCTCTCTCCCGTCGTGCAGCGGCGCACATGTGCTAGAGTTCCTCCGCTACCTCGACCAGTTCGGGAAAACAAAGGTCCACCACCAAAACTGCGTCTTCTTCGGCCTCCCAAACCCTCCCGCGCCTTGCCCTTGCCCTCTCCGACAAGCCTGGGGCTCACTCGACGCCCTAATCGGCCGCCTCCGTGCCGCCTACGAGGAGAACGGTGGCCCTCCCGAGGCTAACCCCTTTGGCTCACGCGCCGTCAGGTTATTCCTCCGTGAAGTCAGAGACTTCCAGTCCAAAGCTCGTGGTGTTAGCTacgagaagaagaggaagagagtcAACAGGCTGAAAACGCAAACGCAGCCGCCTCTTCAGCTGCAGCAACAACAAGAACAGCAGCCGCAACAAGGTCAGTCTATGATGGCTAATTACTCGGGTGCAACAGTATga
- the LOC103854636 gene encoding protein NRT1/ PTR FAMILY 2.8-like: MDIESSTTLSPHVHQESTNPAPDMKHRGGWRAIKYIIANESFEKLASMSLIGNLSVYLTTKYNLGGVFLVNIINIWSGSCNFLSIPGAFVSDAYLGRFWTLLLGSISSFLGMGIIALTAALPRLRPEACKDPTNCSNPPERWQLAVLFAGLGLLAIGSGGIRPCNIAFGADQFDTDTKKGKSQLETFFNWWYFSFTVALVIALTGVVYIQTNISWVIGFVIPTACLALSVTTFLIGKHTYICAEPKGSVFADIVKVVAAACKKRKVKSGEGVTFYLGPSSDGSSSTLVQDRQRLRFVEKAAVITDPNELNEEGKAKNNWRLCSVEQVKNLKCVTGILPVWVTGIACFMLTDQQNIYGILQAIQMEKTFGHNFQVPAGWMNLVSMITLAVWISLYECVILPIARQITGRKQRLNMKQRIQIGIVMGIACMLVAGFLEKARREAALKKGSFVSPVSIVMLLPQFMLAGLTEAFSAVALMEFLTVKMPEHMRAVAGAIFFLSSSIASYICTLLINVIDSVTRKEGRSWLGDKDLNKNRLEYYFFIIGGVQVLNLLYFRFFASRFVTEKNKDNRDF; encoded by the exons ATGGACATTGAATCTTCTACAACCCTTTCACCACATGTTCATCAAGAATCTACAAACCCAGCCCCGGACATGAAGCATAGAGGAGGATGGAGAGCAATCAAGTATATTATCG CAAACGAGTCTTTCGAGAAGCTGGCGTCGATGAGCTTGATAGGGAATCTATCGGTGTATCTCACCACAAAATACAATCTTGGTGGTGTTTTCTTGGTGAACATCATCAACATCTGGTCTGGTTCTTGCAACTTTCTTAGTATCCCAGGTGCTTTTGTCTCTGATGCTTACCTCGGAAGATTCTGGACACTTCTCCTCGGTTCCATCTCCTCTTTCCTC GGAATGGGAATAATTGCTCTAACCGCCGCTCTCCCGCGTTTAAGACCCGAGGCTTGCAAAGATCCAACAAATTGTTCAAACCCGCCCGAGCGTTGGCAGCTTGCGGTTCTCTTTGCTGGTCTAGGTTTACTAGCCATAGGATCAGGAGGAATCAGACCATGCAACATCGCATTTGGAGCAGATCAATTCGATACAGACACTAAAAAGGGCAAATCTCAGCTTGAAACGTTCTTTAACTGGTGGTACTTCTCCTTCACCGTGGCTCTTGTCATTGCACTGACAGGTGTCGTCTATATACAGACGAACATCAGTTGGGTCATTGGTTTCGTGATCCCCACGGCTTGTCTTGCACTCTCAGTCACCACCTTCCTCATTGGTAAGCACACTTACATCTGTGCGGAGCCTAAGGGAAGTGTGTTCGCAGACATTGTTAAGGTTGTTGCCGCGGCTTGTAAGAAACGTAAGGTGAAATCTGGAGAAGGTGTAACATTCTACTTAGGCCCTTCTAGTGATGGATCCTCATCCACTTTGGTCCAAGACAGACAAAG GTTAAGGTTTGTTGAGAAAGCAGCGGTAATAACTGATCCAAACGAGTTAAACGAAGAAGGCAAGGCCAAGAACAACTGGAGATTATGCAGTGTGGAGCAAGTAAAGAACCTCAAGTGCGTGACCGGAATATTACCAGTTTGGGTCACAGGAATCGCGTGTTTCATGCTAACTGACCAACAGAACATATACGGTATCCTTCAAGCGATTCAGATGGAGAAAACGTTCGGACATAACTTCCAAGTCCCAGCAGGATGGATGAATCTTGTCTCCATGATCACTCTTGCCGTCTGGATCTCACTATACGAGTGTGTCATCCTACCAATAGCGAGGCAAATCACAGGACGCAAACAAAGGCTAAATATGAAACAAAGGATCCAGATAGGTATCGTGATGGGGATCGCTTGTATGCTCGTGGCTGGTTTCTTGGAGAAGGCTCGAAGAGAAGCTGCTCTAAAGAAGGGCTCCTTTGTATCTCCTGTTTCGATTGTAATGTTGCTTCCTCAGTTCATGCTTGCTGGTCTAACCGAGGCGTTTTCGGCCGTGGCTCTGATGGAGTTTCTGACGGTTAAGATGCCTGAGCATATGAGAGCTGTAGCGGGAGCTATCTTCTTTTTGAGCTCGTCGATTGCGAGTTATATATGCACACTTCTTATTAATGTGATTGATAGCGTGACACGCAAGGAAGGGCGTTCGTGGTTAGGAGATAAAGACTTGAACAAGAACAGGCTTGAGTACTATTTTTTCATAATAGGCGGCGTTCAAGTCTTGAATCTGCTTTATTTTAGGTTTTTTGCTTCCAGGTTTGTCACTGAGAAAAACAAGGACAACAGAGATTTTTAG